The genome window GGGCGAGCAGGCTGGATAAATCGTTTTCAGGCTGCCTATATATGTGCACGTTGGGGTAATCGGCGAAGGGGTTGGCGGGGCTTTGCGTGCAGATGAGCGTTTCGCCGCCGTCTTGGATGATGCGGCTGCGGGCGGGGGTGCGCAGTTGGCGGTCCAGCACGATGCGCAACGGCTGGCGGATGGTGGGGATGCGGACGTTGAGCTGCGGGTTGTCGGCGAGGATGGTGCCGATGCCGGTGAGCACAGCGCAGCTTTCGGCGCGTTGGATTTGCACGTCGGCGCGGGCGGCTTCGCCTGTTATCCATTGGCTTGCGCCGTTGGCAAGCGCGGTTTTGCCGTCTAGGCTGGCGGCGATTTTGAGTTTGACAAACGGGCGTTGGCGTTCGATGCGCGACAGAAAGCCGCGGTTGAGCGCGCGCGCTTCGGCTTCGCACAGCCCGCTAGCGGTTTGGGTGCCTGCTTGGCGCAGGATGGCCAAGCCTTTGCCTGCCACAAGGGGGTTGGGGTCTTGCATGGCGGCGACCACGCGCGATACGCCTGCGCGAACGAGCGCTTCGGCGCAAGGGGGCGTGCGCCCGTGGTGGGCGCAGGGTTCTAGGGTTACATAGGCGGTTGCGCCGCGTGCCAGCGCGCCCGCTTGGGCAAGGGCGTGGACTTCGGCGTGCGGCGCGCCCGCTTGCACATGGTAGCCTTGCCCGACGATTTGGCTGCCGTGCGCGATAACGCAGCCGACGCGCGGGTTAGGGCTGGTGGAAAAGCGTCCTTGCCATGCGAGGGCGAGGGCGAGTTGCATGTGTTGGGTGTCTTGGTGAGTGAACGGAGGCATGGCGGTTGCAATGGGATGGGAGTGGGAAGAAGGTGCGGAGCGGTAAAACGGTTGGACTGGGATGACGGCGCAAACGGAAAGCCGCCCTGCCCTGCGGATAACATTGAGGCAGCCTGAAAAGGGATAACCCCGTTTTCAGGCTGCCTTATATGTATATGCGCGCGGTTAGTTAAACTTCACGCTGTTTGCCAGCAGGTCTTTCAACTCGTTGGCAGACATTTGCCCGCTGGTGGCGCACACCACGGCGAGTTCTTTATCGGCAGACAAATGGGCGATGCAGCTTTCGCGGGTGCTAGCGTTTTCGTTGGCTTGGGTGTAGCGGTATGCCATGCTATCGGCGGTGGCGGCATCTACTTGCGCGTCTTTCACGCTTTGGTCGCTTTCAATTTCTTTTTTCAAATCGGCAAACAGTTTGTCGGCGGCTTTGTCGGTTTTGCCTGTTTGCACCACGGATAGGGTTAAATCGGCATCGTCGTTGCGTTGCAGCAGGGTTACTTGCTCAGCGGGCACGCCTTCGGGCAACAGGTTGGCATCGGCGAGCTTGTCTTCGAACGCGCCGCTAATATTTTGCGGGATAACGAATTGCACTTTGTTGTCTTTGCTCGATAGCGTGGTGCCGGCGGCTTCGGATGTGCCGGCGGCGGATGCAGCAGATGCTTCGGAAGCGGCTGCGGGCGCGGCGGGCGCGCTAACGGCGGCAGGCGCGGAGGCGGCGGGGTTTACAGGTTGGTCGCCGCACGCCGCCAAACCGATGGCGGCGGCGATAAGCAGGGCTTGCTTTTTCAATGAAATAATTTTGGATGACATGGATGTTGTCCTTGAGTTTGTTATAAAAGGGATGGGCAGCCTGAAAACGGAAAACGCGGCTTGCGCTGTTTGTTTTCAGGCTGCCTTGGGGCTTAGCCTAAATCCAAAACGGCAGAGGTGTACACGTTTTGCACGTCGTCCAGGCTTTCCAGCGCGTCGATGAGTTTTTGCATTTTTTCGGCATCGGCGCCGCTCAGTTCGGTGGTGTTTTGCGCGCGCATGGTTACGTCGCCGTCTTCGGCTTTGAAGCCTGCTTGTTCCAGCGCGGCTTTGATGGCAGCCCAATCATTGGGCGCGGTGATGACTTCAATAATGCCTTCGTCGTCCACAATCACATCTTCTGCGCCCGCTTCCAGCGCGGCTTCCATCAGCGCGTCTTCGTCCACATTGGCAAAAACAAGATAGCCTTGATGCACAAAGTTAAACGCCACGCAGCCGTCTGTGCCCAAATTGCCGCCGTTTTTGGTGAAGGCGTGGCGCACATCGGCAACGGTGCGGGTTTTGTTGTCGGTCATGCAGTCCACCATCAGGGCTGCGCCGCCGATGCCGTAGCCTTCGTAGCGCAGTTCTACATAATCCACGCCTTCTAGGTTGCCTGTGCCTTTATCTATCGCGCGTTGCACGTTGTCTTTGGGCATATTGGCATCCCATGCTTTGTCCATAGCAAGGCGCAGGCGGGGGTTGGATGCGGGGTCGCCACCGCCTTGCTTGGCGGCTACGGTGATTTCTTTAATCAGTTTGGTAAAAATTTTGCCGCGTTGGGCATCGACGCGGGCTTTTTTGTGTTGGATATTCGCCCATTTGCTGTGTCCAGCCATGTTTGGTCTCCGAGAGATAATTGCTTCAAAACGCGCGATTTTATCATAGAACCTATTTTTGCTGTGATTGGGCAAGGTGAACTGGGTTTTCAGGCTGCCTTTGGGGTGTTGAGGCAGCCTGAAAACGTGTAAACGAAATCCCAAGCGGTTGCTGTTCTATTTTTAGTTTTCAGGCTGCCTCTATGCTGTTGTGCAAGCAATCCTGTAAACAAAGGCAGCCTGAAAAGCCAAATTCCCGTACAATTGCCCCCATGCAAAACAGCTTACACATCCCATGATTTACCATCGTCAATTCATCAAAGAAACCACGCTCACCGCCATCGCCATCTTTTTTGTGGTGTTGGCGATACTGGTGTTCACCCAAGGCATCAATATGCTCGGGCGCGCCGCCGACGGGCGCGTTGCCGTGGATGCCGTTACCACGCTGATTGGCTTTTGGACGCTGGGCATGACCCCGCTTCTGCTGGTGCTCACCGCCTACATCAGCACGCTCACGGTGCTCACACGCTATTGGCGCGACAGCGAAATGGCGATTTGGTTATCCAGCGGCTTAGGGTTGAAAAAATGGATACGCCCCGTGCTCACCTTTGCCCTGCCGCTTGCCGTGTTGGTGGCAACGATGCAAATTTCCGTGTTGCCGTGGGCGGAATACCGCAGCCGCGAATACGCCGAAATCTTGAAGCAAAAGCAAAATTTATCGCTGGTGCAAGCGGGCACGTTTAGCGAATTGGGCAAAAAAGACGGGCGCGTGTATTTTGTGGAAACGTTTGACACCGATAACGGCATCATGAAAAACCTGTTTATCCGCGATATAGACGAAACGGGGCGCGACAGCGTGGTGTTCGCCAAAGAAGGGCGTTTTGATTTGTCTAACAACAAGCGCACGCTGGTGCTCACCAACGGCTATCGTTACAGCGGCATCGCGGGGCGTGGCGATTTTGACCAAGTGTCGTTTCAAGAGCTCAACCTCATCATCAACACCACGCCCAAAGTGGTGGACCCGATTGACCACCGCCGCACCATTCCCACCGCGCAGCTTATCGGCAGCAGCAACCCGCAATACCAAGCCGAGCTGATGTGGCGCGTGTCGCTGCCGATAACCGTGTTGCTGCTCAGCCTGCTGGCGATTCCGCTGTCGTATTTCAACACGCGCTCGGGCAATTCGTATCATGTGTTGCTCGCCGTGGGCTTCTTTTTGGTGTACCAAAACGGCTTAACCCTGCTGCGCGATGCGGTGGAAGACGGCAAAATTAACTTTTGGCTGGGCTTGCTGCCGATGCACTTGCTGATGATTGCCTGCATTTGGGTATTGCTGCGGATGCGCTCCATGCCCGCGAAGCCGTTTTGGCAGGGGCTGAAAGCGGCGGTGCTGGGGCGGTAGTTGCCCTAATCTGCCCAAAGGCAGCCTTACCCCTTTGTCCAAATCTTTGATTTGGGTATAAAGGGTTATGCCGCAGCGTAGTGCGCAAGGCTGAAACGACTGCTAAACCTGTTTTCAGGCTGCCCTATTCCCTCCATCCCTTTTTCAGGCTGCCTTACTCTATGCCATGAAACAGTCCACAGAAGCAGCCTTGCTCCTTTGTCCAAATCTTTGATTTGGGTATTAAGTAAGCATCTAAATCTTTGATTTAGCTATGCGGACTTATGCAAAGCTCAGGGGTATACCGCAGCGCAACGCGCAAGGTTGAAAATCCTTTAACTAAAATCCTTTAACCCATCTCACCCCCTATTTTCAGGCTGCCTACTGCACCGCAGCCTGAAACACCAACCGCCATGAACCTCATCACCCGCTATCTCATCAAACGCCTTGCCGTCGCCTCGTGCTACGCCCTGTTCGCCATCCTCGCGCTATACAGCTTCATCGACCTCATCAGCGAAACTAGCGTGGTCGGGCAAAACCAATACACGCTTTGGGTGGCAACCCAATACATCCTGATGCAAATGCCCGCACGCGCCTATCAGCTGATGCCGCTTGCCACGCTCATCGGCGGGCTGGTTGCGCTCAACCAGCTTGCCAACAACAGCGAGCTTGCCGTCATCAAAACCAGCGGCTTATCCACCGCAAACATCATCGGCATCATCATCAAATTCAGCGCCATTTTCGCCATCGCCACCGTGTTGCTTGGCGAATGGCTCGCGCCTGAGCTCAGCCGCCGTGGCGACGAAATGAAAGCCAACGCCCGCGCGGGGCACATTGCCGCCGCCCACAACGGCATCTGGATTAAACAACCGGGCAGCATGATAAACGTTGCCTCCATGCTGCCCGACAACACGCTCGTTGGCATCAAAATCTGGCACTACAACGACCAATTCCAGCTCACCGAAGCCATCAGCGCTGAAAAAGCCACCGTAGCCAACGGCGCGTGGCAACTGCACAACACCCACAGCACCACCCTCGCTGATAACCACGCCCAGCCCCAGCAACAAGCCGAGCGCGAATGGCAAACCGACATCGGCAAACCCCTGCTCAACGTATTACTGGTTAAACCCGAGCAAATGAGCTTCACCGCGCTCACCCAATACATCCGCTATCTCAAAGAAAACCACCAGCAAACCCAAGCCTATGATGTCGCATGGTGGAACAAACTCATCTACCCCATCGCCACGATGGTGATGGCACTCGTTGCCCTCGCCTTCACCCCCAATTCAGGGCGGCACAGCAACATGGGCTTAAAACTGTTTGGTGGCATCTGCCTTGGGCTGCTGTTCTTCTTCACAGGGCGGCTATTTGGCTTCACCACCCAGCTTTACGGCGTGCCCGCCATGCTCTCCGCCATCCTGCCCACCGCCGCCTTTGGCTGCTGGGCGATGTATCTAATACGCAAGCAAGAGCAGCGGTAGGCAGCCTGAAACCAATAGGCAGCCTGCGTAGCGAAGCGGCGTTGCGAAGCTAAAATGGATGGATGCCATCAACCAAGCTACTCACCATTTTCAGGCTGCCTTACCCCGCCCCACCCCCAAATTCAGTATAATCCCCCCATTTTTCCAACCCCATAACACAAAGACACAACATGACCGAACAACAACCCAACCTAGAACAAATGACCGCCATCGCCGTCAATGCCCTAGAAGACATCAAAGCCAAAGACATCATCGTGCTCAACACCAGCGACAAAACCTCCCTCTTCGCCCGCATGATTATCGCCAGCGGCGATTCCACCCGCCAAGTCAAAGCCCTTGCCAACAACGTCGCCGTCGATTTGAAAGAAGCAGGCTACACCATCCTCAGCAGCGAAGGGCAAGACAGCGGCGAATGGGCGCTGGTGGATGCCGACGATTTAATCGTCCACGTGATGCTCCCCGCCGTGCGCGATTATTACGACATCGAAGCGCTCTGGGGCGGCGAAAAACCCCAATTCCACACAGGCGCAAGCAAACCATGGCACGCCGCCGATAACTAAGAACCTATATTCACTATTTTCAGGCTGCCTAAACACACATAGGCAGCCTGAAAACACTCTTAACCACTCGCTCGCACAAGCGATGCCCGCCATGACCCCACACCAACTCAAAACCCAACAACAACGCCATCGGCAGCAAATCCAAAACTACCAACACCAACAGCTCGCCCAAGAGCTGCAAGACACCCACGACTACACCCAACACACCCACGGCGAAACCAGCCCCCAACACGCCCAAAGCCTGCTCAACCTCGGCGCATGGCACACCGCCAACGGCGATTACGCCGCCGCCGAACCGCTGCTCAAACAAGCCGTGCACATCCAACGCCAACACAGCAACCCCAACGCCCTCGCCCAAGCCCTCAACCAGCTTGCCATCAACCAACTGCACACCGCCCAAGCCAGCGAAGCCCAACGCAATCTCGAAGAAGCCCTAACCCTCGCCACCGAAGCCGACTTAACCGCCCAAATCCACGACGACCTCGGCAACGCCCACTACACCCAAGAAAACCTTGCCCAAGCCCTGCACCACTACGAACAAGCCGCCGCCCGATTTGAACGCCTATACGGCATGCACCACCCAAAAACCGCCCAAGCCTACACCCACGCCGCCGCCGTCTACCGCCAGCAAGACCACGCCCAAGAAGCCCTGTCCATCCTGCAACACACCACCCAAATCCTAGAAACCACCGCCCCCGCCCACCACCCGAGCACCGCCCTCGCCCACTGCGAACTCGCCGCCGCCCACGACGCGCTCAAACACTATCCCCAAGCCGCCGAACACTACCGCCAAGCCGCGCAACACCTCGCCCGCAGCGTCGGCACCGACCACCCGCTCTACGCCAAATACCTCTGCCGCCACGCCTACCACCACCTGCAAACCCACCGGCCCGAGCAAGCCCTCACCCAGCTCCACCAAGCCCTGCTCATCTTCATGAACACCTACGAAGACGACCACCCCATCATCCACAACACCATCCAAAACATCGTCTTGCTCATGATGATGACCGGCAACGACCACCCGGATTAACCCAAAGGCAGCCTTGCCCCTTTGTCCAAATCTTTGATTTGGGTATTAAAGGGGTATACCGCAGCGCAACGCGCAAGGTTGAAAACACAACACAAAATGGCATGGCGACGGCTCGTCGCCATACATATACATAAATGTTTACCGCAACCACAGTAAGCCAACCCCGTTTTCAGGCTGCCTCATTCCCACCCCGACACCCAAACATGAACATCACCATCCTAGCCGTCGGCACCAAAATGCCCCGTTGGGTAACCGAAGCCGTCAACGAATACAGCAAACGCTTCGGGCGCGACATCCACTACACCCTAAAAGAAATCAAACCCGAAAAACGCGGCGCAGGCACCAGCAGCGCGCAAGGCATGGCCGCCGAAGAAAAACGCATCCTCGAAGCCCTGCCGCCCAACGCCCACATCATTGCCCTAGACGAACGCGGCAAAGCCCCCACCTCCGTAGAACTGGCCGAACACCTGCGCGGCTGGCAGCAAAACGGCGCCCACCCCTGCTTCATCATCGGCGGCGCAGACGGCATGACCGACAGCCTCAAACAACGCGCCCACCTGATGCTGCGCCTGTCCAGTCTCACCCTGCCGCACGGCATGGTGCGCGTGCTGCTCACCGAACAGCTCTACCGCGCCGTCTCCATCCTCAACAACCACCCCTACCACCGCGAGTAAACCCCAAAGGCAACCTGAAAACAGGTTTGCCCATCCCCCAAAACCACACCCATGAACAGCAAACACCTCAAACTGCTTATCACCCTCATCGCCCTGCTGGTTCTCGCCAACATCGGCATCCAATTCTGGCAACCCCATCCCGCCACCGCCCCCCAAACCGCCAAAAAATCCCGCGCCCAAACCACGCTCCCCGCGCCCAAACAATACGCCCAAACCCCGTTTGACTGGCACAGCGTCAAGCTGGAAAGCAACCTCTGGAAAATCAGCAAAGCAGGGCAGCCCGATTCCTACCTGCTCGGCACCATCCACATCGGCAAAACCGACGCCCGCATCAGCCCCGCCCTCGCCCAGCTGATTACCCAAAACCAAAAAATCATCACCGAAGTCGCCGACGGCATCCCCGAAAGCACGCGCCAAAGCCTCGTCCAAGCCATGCTCAGCGACACCCCGCTCTCGCAGAAAATGGGCAGCCGCGCGTTTAACGCCCTCAAACAACACATCCGCAGCTACCCCAACGCCGAACCGCTCCTGCAAAGTCTGGACCAACTCCACCCGTGGGCGGTCTTGCTCAACACCCTGAGCCTGCGCGAAACCGACGAAAGCAACGAAACAGGCGCAGACAAGCTCATCACCGCCCAAGCCACTCAGCAGCACAAACCGCTCGGCAGCTTGGAAAGCCACATTGAAGCGCTCGCCTACTTTCACATCCTGCCCGAAGAGCTCATCATCGCCGGGCTGAACGACTGGGCGCAACGCCCCAAAAAAGACAACGACAAAATCATCTTCGAAGCCTATGCCCACGGCGATTTCGCCCGCATCCCCGCCCTGCTGCAAAAAGACACCGAATTCAACCCCGAAAGCAGCCTTTCCCCCGCGCAGCAGCAACAATTTGCCGACTGGTTCGTGCAACAGATGATTGTTGCCCGCAACCGCAACTGGCTGCCCAAAATCCAAGCCGAAGCCGCCAAACAGCCCACCCTGTTTGCCGTGGGCACCGCGCATCTGGTGGGCAACCAAGGCCTGATTATGCTGCTGCGCCACAACGGCTACCAAGTCGAACCGATGCCCAAGCTCGCCGTGTGGCAATAAGCATCGGCAGCCTGAAAACGAGCGCAGCCAAAACAAATGAAATGGGTTTCGGCGCAGCCAAAACCGCCGCCACAACGGCGCATCCGATTGCCTGCCCCAAAGCATCAAAGGCAGCCTGAAAATCCCATCACGGGTTTCAGGCTGCCTTTGTTTGCGCGCGGTTTACACATTTTGAAAAGGGAAACGGCTTGGCTGTCTTCGTTCCATTGAACCGCGTTTCAAGTTGAAACCTTTACGAACTTGCCACCCATAGAACAGGCGCGCCGACATCCCGCCAACGCCTGATTAAACAAACTGTTTGACGGCAAACCGCCGCCGCGCCATTTGGCTTTCAGGCTGCCTTATCCCCCGCCGAACCGCTTGGGATAGCGTTTTTCGGCAAACCGCCACACCGAGCGCGCAAACAGCCGAATGATTTTCGCCGCAGCGGGGTCTTGCCGCTTGATTTGCGGCAGCCTGAAAAACAGGTCGCGCAAATCCTGTTCCGCGTGCTGTTTTTGCTGCGCCAGCCACGCGGCAACGGCGGGATTTTGGCTGACCACGCGCCCGTTGCGCTCATCGGGCGCAAGTCGGGCGGCGTGCCACACTTCGGCGGGGATGTTGATGATGCCGCAAGCGAGGTCGGCATCCCAATCGCGCATCGCGGAACACCATGCCAGCGCGCGCACCAGCTCGGGAACGTGTTTGGCGCGGGTGGCGCATTGCTGGGCGCAAAACAGCAGATTGAGCGACGAGGCAAAAGTTTGGCGCATATGCCGTTGCAACCGCGCTTGCGGGTAAAGCAGGCGGGCGGGGGCGCGGACGGCATCGGCCTGCATCAGCCGCAGCAGGCGGGCCACTTCCGCGTGGGCTTCGGCGTAAGCGGGCAGTCGGGCGAGCTGGCGGTTAAACAGACAGGCAAGTCGCGGCAGGTCGGATAGCGGC of Kingella oralis contains these proteins:
- the ribD gene encoding bifunctional diaminohydroxyphosphoribosylaminopyrimidine deaminase/5-amino-6-(5-phosphoribosylamino)uracil reductase RibD; translation: MPPFTHQDTQHMQLALALAWQGRFSTSPNPRVGCVIAHGSQIVGQGYHVQAGAPHAEVHALAQAGALARGATAYVTLEPCAHHGRTPPCAEALVRAGVSRVVAAMQDPNPLVAGKGLAILRQAGTQTASGLCEAEARALNRGFLSRIERQRPFVKLKIAASLDGKTALANGASQWITGEAARADVQIQRAESCAVLTGIGTILADNPQLNVRIPTIRQPLRIVLDRQLRTPARSRIIQDGGETLICTQSPANPFADYPNVHIYRQPENDLSSLLAHLAREHQIGELMVEAGSTLATAFIQADLADEIVYYQAPKILGDSARGLFRLPENENTLTRPSKWQTVSVEALGDDIKWVLQRKR
- a CDS encoding YebC/PmpR family DNA-binding transcriptional regulator; the encoded protein is MAGHSKWANIQHKKARVDAQRGKIFTKLIKEITVAAKQGGGDPASNPRLRLAMDKAWDANMPKDNVQRAIDKGTGNLEGVDYVELRYEGYGIGGAALMVDCMTDNKTRTVADVRHAFTKNGGNLGTDGCVAFNFVHQGYLVFANVDEDALMEAALEAGAEDVIVDDEGIIEVITAPNDWAAIKAALEQAGFKAEDGDVTMRAQNTTELSGADAEKMQKLIDALESLDDVQNVYTSAVLDLG
- the lptF gene encoding LPS export ABC transporter permease LptF, with translation MIYHRQFIKETTLTAIAIFFVVLAILVFTQGINMLGRAADGRVAVDAVTTLIGFWTLGMTPLLLVLTAYISTLTVLTRYWRDSEMAIWLSSGLGLKKWIRPVLTFALPLAVLVATMQISVLPWAEYRSREYAEILKQKQNLSLVQAGTFSELGKKDGRVYFVETFDTDNGIMKNLFIRDIDETGRDSVVFAKEGRFDLSNNKRTLVLTNGYRYSGIAGRGDFDQVSFQELNLIINTTPKVVDPIDHRRTIPTAQLIGSSNPQYQAELMWRVSLPITVLLLSLLAIPLSYFNTRSGNSYHVLLAVGFFLVYQNGLTLLRDAVEDGKINFWLGLLPMHLLMIACIWVLLRMRSMPAKPFWQGLKAAVLGR
- the lptG gene encoding LPS export ABC transporter permease LptG, yielding MNLITRYLIKRLAVASCYALFAILALYSFIDLISETSVVGQNQYTLWVATQYILMQMPARAYQLMPLATLIGGLVALNQLANNSELAVIKTSGLSTANIIGIIIKFSAIFAIATVLLGEWLAPELSRRGDEMKANARAGHIAAAHNGIWIKQPGSMINVASMLPDNTLVGIKIWHYNDQFQLTEAISAEKATVANGAWQLHNTHSTTLADNHAQPQQQAEREWQTDIGKPLLNVLLVKPEQMSFTALTQYIRYLKENHQQTQAYDVAWWNKLIYPIATMVMALVALAFTPNSGRHSNMGLKLFGGICLGLLFFFTGRLFGFTTQLYGVPAMLSAILPTAAFGCWAMYLIRKQEQR
- the rsfS gene encoding ribosome silencing factor, with translation MTEQQPNLEQMTAIAVNALEDIKAKDIIVLNTSDKTSLFARMIIASGDSTRQVKALANNVAVDLKEAGYTILSSEGQDSGEWALVDADDLIVHVMLPAVRDYYDIEALWGGEKPQFHTGASKPWHAADN
- a CDS encoding tetratricopeptide repeat protein, coding for MTPHQLKTQQQRHRQQIQNYQHQQLAQELQDTHDYTQHTHGETSPQHAQSLLNLGAWHTANGDYAAAEPLLKQAVHIQRQHSNPNALAQALNQLAINQLHTAQASEAQRNLEEALTLATEADLTAQIHDDLGNAHYTQENLAQALHHYEQAAARFERLYGMHHPKTAQAYTHAAAVYRQQDHAQEALSILQHTTQILETTAPAHHPSTALAHCELAAAHDALKHYPQAAEHYRQAAQHLARSVGTDHPLYAKYLCRHAYHHLQTHRPEQALTQLHQALLIFMNTYEDDHPIIHNTIQNIVLLMMMTGNDHPD
- the rlmH gene encoding 23S rRNA (pseudouridine(1915)-N(3))-methyltransferase RlmH, with the protein product MNITILAVGTKMPRWVTEAVNEYSKRFGRDIHYTLKEIKPEKRGAGTSSAQGMAAEEKRILEALPPNAHIIALDERGKAPTSVELAEHLRGWQQNGAHPCFIIGGADGMTDSLKQRAHLMLRLSSLTLPHGMVRVLLTEQLYRAVSILNNHPYHRE
- a CDS encoding TraB/GumN family protein, whose translation is MNSKHLKLLITLIALLVLANIGIQFWQPHPATAPQTAKKSRAQTTLPAPKQYAQTPFDWHSVKLESNLWKISKAGQPDSYLLGTIHIGKTDARISPALAQLITQNQKIITEVADGIPESTRQSLVQAMLSDTPLSQKMGSRAFNALKQHIRSYPNAEPLLQSLDQLHPWAVLLNTLSLRETDESNETGADKLITAQATQQHKPLGSLESHIEALAYFHILPEELIIAGLNDWAQRPKKDNDKIIFEAYAHGDFARIPALLQKDTEFNPESSLSPAQQQQFADWFVQQMIVARNRNWLPKIQAEAAKQPTLFAVGTAHLVGNQGLIMLLRHNGYQVEPMPKLAVWQ